In Lotus japonicus ecotype B-129 chromosome 5, LjGifu_v1.2, one genomic interval encodes:
- the LOC130721171 gene encoding 60S acidic ribosomal protein P2-2-like, whose product MKVIAAYMLAVLGGNNSPSAAEIKKIIGSVGGDADDDRIASFLSELKGKDLAEVIAAGKEKLASVPAGGGGIVVAAAPGGGGGAAAPAAAEAKKEEKVEEKEESDDDMGFSLFD is encoded by the exons ATGAAGGTGATCGCTGCTTACATGCTCGCCGTGCTCGGAGGCAACAACAGCCCCTCCGCCGCCGAAATCAAGAAAATCATCGGCTCCG TTGGAGGTGATGCTGATGATGATAGGATTGCATCATTTTTGTCTGAACTCAAGGGTAAAGATTTAGCTGAGGTTATTGCAGCTGGAAAGGAAAAGTTGGCATCTGTGCCTGCTGGTGGCGGTGGTATTGTGGTTGCTGCCGCtcccggtggtggtggtggtgctgctgCCCCAGCAGCTGCTGAGGcaaagaaagaggaaaaggtGGAGGAGAAAGAGGAATCTGATGAT GATATGGGTTTCAGTCTCTTTGATTAA